A genome region from Drosophila simulans strain w501 chromosome 2R, Prin_Dsim_3.1, whole genome shotgun sequence includes the following:
- the LOC27207905 gene encoding uncharacterized protein LOC27207905: MVVGLILRAGVVYAVVMVTKNYGVWESPTKTQDVYDETVERIEPYADRARRKLNMCPPRPPPEGEWSFFGVYYYNKLVKSVFDLLSVFPAGLAAFLEKVPSFVNAFNETIQKYIKESQSKKKEITISKGQLDETPLVRPPGLVPPHCKDKNCPKAPLIPPGCDRNRDSFIYEPRLPKKPPCECAKCKQRQAENWKDNKRKCPRIPSSEAKCRCGEGPQSEARSEPIKSCKQCRKTPRETST, encoded by the coding sequence ATGGTTGTGGGCCTGATTTTGCGAGCGGGCGTTGTCTACGCTGTGGTAATGGTCACCAAGAACTACGGCGTGTGGGAATCGCCAACCAAGACGCAGGATGTGTACGATGAAACCGTGGAGCGCATCGAACCCTACGCCGATCGGGCGCGACGTAAACTAAATATGTGTCCGCCTAGGCCACCACCGGAAGGAGAATGGTCCTTCTTTGGCGTCTACTACTACAACAAGTTAGTTAAATCGGTTTTCGACTTACTAAGCGTCTTTCCCGCTGGACTGGCTGCGTTTTTGGAGAAAGTGCCAAGCTTTGTCAACGCTTTCAACGAAACCATTCAAAAGTACATTAAGGAGAGCCAGTCCAAGAAGAAAGAAATAACGATATCCAAGGGACAGCTGGACGAGACTCCTCTGGTCAGACCTCCCGGACTGGTGCCACCGCATTGCAAAGACAAGAACTGCCCGAAGGCTCCTCTGATTCCACCAGGATGCGACCGGAACAGGGATAGCTTTATCTACGAGCCACGATTACCCAAAAAGCCACCGTGTGAGTGCGCCAAGTGCAAGCAACGTCAGGCGGAGAATTGGAAGGACAACAAACGCAAGTGCCCCAGAATACCTAGCAGTGAAGCCAAGTGTAGATGTGGAGAGGGACCTCAGTCAGAAGCCCGCTCGGAGCCCATCAAATCCTGCAAACAGTGCCGAAAGACACCTCGAGAAACCTCTACCTAG
- the LOC6734855 gene encoding uncharacterized protein LOC6734855: protein MSVSQLKPEEQVVIAASENLSMGPSPLGESQFNFVAANNCSVALQRGFYFSLRMPDWAKDFKHQTQKILSHGFDCPRRSFKSSNDSEMSKFYADYRSERYGEIFSESSNAQFFENIPREMQVSNQTKSKRALRSPKIKDDLTCGKKVPS from the coding sequence ATGTCTGTGAGTCAACTTAAGCCCGAGGAGCAGGTGGTTATTGCAGCTTCCGAGAATCTATCAATGGGTCCTTCCCCACTTGGAGAAAGCCAGTTCAATTTCGTGGCTGCAAACAACTGCAGTGTGGCTCTCCAGCGGGGATTCTATTTCTCCCTTCGGATGCCCGACTGGGCTAAGGACTTTAAGCACCAGACCCAGAAGATACTATCCCATGGTTTTGACTGCCCAAGGAGAAGTTTTAAAAGTAGCAACGACTCGGAGATGTCGAAATTCTATGCAGATTATCGTTCTGAACGTTATGGCGAAATCTTTTCGGAGAGCAGTAATGCACAATTCTTTGAAAACATTCCCCGAGAAATGCAAGTTTCCAATCAAACGAAATCAAAGCGAGCACTGCGATCACCCAAGATTAAGGACGACTTAACGTGTGGCAAAAAGGTGCCATCCTAA
- the LOC27207274 gene encoding uncharacterized protein LOC27207274, whose amino-acid sequence MILNRLIKLVLFSSTIYLVKALGVWEEPFEARNSTLGKEGEEPLETKNSKDKSEEGTDIGATISKELQKKKEDLEKKFCPKGTFCEPPPKPLSKTVGDALSNTWGVLKGIPSYWSETFETVGARICQFFRGDK is encoded by the coding sequence atgattTTGAACAGGCTCATTAAGCTTGTGCTATTTTCCAGTACCATTTACTTGGTCAAAGCACTAGGAGTTTGGGAGGAACCATTCGAAGCCAGAAACAGTACACTCGGTAAAGAAGGAGAAGAACCTTTGGAGacgaaaaattcaaaagaCAAGTCAGAGGAGGGTACAGATATTGGTGCCACCATATCCAAGGAACTCCAGAAGAAAAAAGAGGATTTGGAGAAAAAGTTTTGCCCCAAAGGCACCTTCTGCGAGCCCCCACCAAAGCCCCTAAGCAAAACAGTTGGCGACGCACTTTCTAACACATGGGGGGTCTTAAAAGGGATTCCGTCCTACTGGAGCGAAACCTTCGAAACGGTGGGCGCTAGGATCTGTCAGTTTTTCAGAGGAGATAAATGA